The nucleotide sequence GGAGAGCGAGGCGGTGGCCGCAAGCGGCCCGAACAGGATGCCGTAGGTCGGTCCTTGCGCGTCGCATCCGGTGACCGGGGAGCCCTGAGGGTTCTCCCCGGCGAACTTGAAGTCGCTAAGGTGGACGTTCTCAATCGAGGCTGATTCGTTCCCGGCTTTGATGTAGGAGAACTTCGTGCTGGCGCAGCCCCAGGTGGTGACGTGCAGAACGGTCTCGTCGCCCGCACCCTCGATGGTGACGTTGCTGGAGGTGATGGAGATGGCGGGCGAACTGCCGCTGACGGCCAGTTCATAGGTCGCCGCCCCCAGCAGGAGCTTAACTGGCTTATTGATGGTAATGGTAGAGGAGATGGTCTGCGAACCCTCGAGGCCGCGGGCGTCGGCGACGCCCCCAGAGGAAGGAAGGGCAGCGATGCAGGCCGCAATCTTGGCTCCAGCGTCGGCTCCGGAGAACGCATCGCAGAGGCGGATGTTGTGGAAGCTGGTGTTGGTGGTGGTGATGTTGGCGATGGCGTTATCCACGTACTGCCTGGAAGCCACCTGCATGGCCACACCCGAGGGCACAATGCTGGCGCGCACCGCGGCGATGGTGGTGGGCGAGAGGGCGGGCACGCTCCAGAGCTCCTCGCTGGTGGAGCGATCGTCCAGTTGGTAGACGACGCGGTAGAAGCTGCCCGGGGGCGTAGCGCCTTCGTTGGGAACCAGGCTGACGTTGAGCGTGCCGCCGGGACCGAGCGCGACGCTCCTGGAGCCGGCGGCCACGGCGTTTCCTTGCGCCGTTTCGAAGGCCGGCCAGGTGATGAAAAGAGTGCCGCTCGCCGGCGTGCCGTCCGCGCGATAGACCACGTCGATGATGGCGGTGGTCGCGGGGCCCTGGGCCCGCAGCGGCGGCATGAGTCCGGCGGCGAGGGCGATGGAGATGAGGCAGTAGAGAAATCGCTTCATGGCGGTTGGCGGTTGGCTCTTGGCTGTTAGTTGTTGGCTCTTGGCGGTTGGCAGTGAGCAAACAGCACTTAGCATTTAGCCCCAGAACGGTGCAGTGCCGCCTTGAAAGAGCATGCATTTCTCAACAGGACGACACGGACGGTTCGGGGCGACGTGCCAAATGCTAACTGCCCAATGCCGCTATTTTTCTGCTTGGGCGTAATCGCGGACGAAGTTCTCGACGCTTTCCACGTAGACATCGGCAAAGTCGACGACCGGGCGGCGGACCTGGATGAGCTCGAGGGCGTCCTCCAATTCCCAGCCCATGGCCCGCAGCAGCGCCAGGGCCATCATGGGAGCGCGGTGGATGCCGGCAGCGCAGTGGATGAGCAGGCGGGCTTCGGGCGCGTCGAGGGCCCGCAGGGCAAACTCGACGCCGCGCTGGAAGACTTCCGGCGGCTTGGGCTGGAAGTCGTCTTCCATGGGGTTCCACAGCACGTCGACGCCGAAGGGTTCGGCGAGCAGGGTGTCGTCGAACTCGATCTGCATGTCGATGATGTGGGTGACGCCCTGACGAACGACCTCGATCATGCGCCGCTCGTCCCAGATAGCGCCGCCGACCGCGATGCGGTCGGTCACCCAGGTCAGGTCCATTGGATCAGCTCGCGTCCGGCGGCGTGGGCCGCGGAAGAACCGCGAACCGATTCTACCCTATGCGTCCGCGGACGCAGCCGGCGGCCGGACTTCTTCGACGGTGAGCTTCTCCAGACGGTTGAGAAGGATCTCCGCCAGCGAAGGGCCGGCGGCTTCCGGCGGCAGCACTCCAGGAGCAAGGCCGGCGAACTCGAACAGGAAGCGGGCGTGCTGGTGGCTGGTCTGCGATTGCTCGGCGAGACCGGCGATGATCCCGGGCAGGGCGCGCAACACCTGCTGCTGGGCGGCCTGGAGCGCCTCCTGGGGCGAGATGGGCGCGACCGGGGCGGGCGGCGGCAACGACGCGGCTTCCGCAGCCTTGCCGTTCATGCTTCCGTTCTTGTGTTTTCCGTTTTTGTGTCTCATCGGATGTTCGGGAGCGTGCATGTGCACGCGGTCGGCGAAAATGTGTCGCGGGGTTGCCCGCGAGCCAGCCGGCGAGACGCCGGCGCTACCAGGCAGAACGGGCGCCCCGGCCAGGGCGCCCGTTTTCCCTTTGCTCACTATCTAAGTTCAGAATAGCAAATTCGGGGGGACCATTGGGACACATTGAGCAAATTTTTATTTACCGTCTTTGCTAGGAGTTACGGTCAAAGTGACATTTTTTGGCTCTTGACAAGTTTTGGAGCGCGGCTGGGAAGCCTCCTCCACGTGCCCGGCCAGAGGCCGAAGCAACCCCAGATCGAGGAGGATTGCCGTGAGTTCGTCGAGGGCATCGGGATAGCGACGTGTGACCGTACGGCGGTCGCAGCCGAGCAGCACGGCGGTCTCATCACCCGTATATTCCTGAAAGACGATGCGGGCGATGAGCTGCCGGGAAAGCTTGTCCAACCGCTCCAGGCAGACTTCCATGTCATGCACGAAGATGACCAGGTCCTCGAAGGTTGGAACGCAGAGAGTGGTGACGCTGGAGCGGAAGAATTCACGGCCGAGGAGGGACGGAAGGCGACCGAGCTCCAGGGAAAGCCGATAGTAACGGCGCAGCAGTTCCAGCGTGCGCTCGCGGTACAGACGGAGTTCGGCGGGCGGGCAGACCACGCGTGCCCGCAGCGCACGGCTGCGGGAGGGCATGAGGCGGCGGCTCATCGCGGCCTCCAGTCGCCGGGCACGCGCTCGCGCCTGGAGATCCCGGCCATTCGCTTCCGGCAGCGCTCGCAATAGGGAACGCTCTCGTTGCTGGGGCGCATCCACAGGGCCCCACAGGCTTCGCAGTACTTGGGCTCGAGCACGACGCTCTGCCCTTCTTCGACTTGCGGCATCGTTTCCTCCAAAGCAAAAAAGCCCTGCCTCCAACCCGCGGGCGCGGGATGGAAGCAGGGCTCGTTGATGTTGCGACGACCTGCCGGACTATTCAGTTGTCAGGGGTCAGTGATCAGTGGTCAGAAACTTTCAGCTCTTGGCTCTTCGCTTTTGGCTTTTGGCTGAAGACTGACGGCTGAGTACTGATTGCGTTCAAGGAATCATGCGGTCGTCCTTCTTTCGCGTGAAGTAGCCCTCCTCGTAGCCGGACTTGAGGACGCGTCCGTTCTGGACCACGACGCTGAGCCGGCCGGTGAAGCCGAGGGCGGCGAGCAGGCGCTCGGTGGAGGCGGAGAGCATCTCCGAGTCGCGCACCTTGCGGCGGAACTCGAGGAAGGCCTGCTCCTGGTGGGCCGAAGGAGGGTGAGGGGTCATGGGACTTGCTTCTCCGAACTGTGTGTTATACAAATCTTGATGTTTATATCTCCACGGGACGCCCCTTGTCAAGCATTTTATTTTCTTTCCGGAGAAGCACTTGCATTCCATATAGCGATTTGATATAAAAAACGCATGAAATTCAAGGCTCTGCAGGAAAACCTCCGCAAGGCGCTGTGGAAACGGATCGAGGCCGGCGAGCTGACCGGGCTGAAGCTGGCCAAGCAGACCGGCTTCCAGCAAGCGCACATTTCCAACTTCCTCAACCGGAAGCGGTCTTTGAGCCTGGACGGCATGGACCGCGTGCTGGCGGCACAGCACATGTCGGTGCTGGACCTGCTGGATCCGGACGAGATCAACAAGCGGGCGTCGATCGTACCGCCGAGCGAGGACGAGTTCGAGAACGTGCTGCTGGTGGAGGGCACGGTGGCCGCGGGCGAGCCGCTGATCACGCAGGAGAACGTGAAGGAAATCCTGAAGTTCAAGAAGAACTTCCTGCGGCGGCTGCGGCCGGAGATGGAATCGCCGCGGGACGACTGGCATCGCTTCGTGCTGGTGAAGGTGGACGCGCGCGAGGGGATGAGCATGTACCCGCGGCTGCTGCCGGACGCCATGGTGCTGATCGACCGCCACTACAATTCGCTGAAGCCCTACCGCAAGAACGAGCGCAACATGTACGCGGTAAAGAAAGAAGGCGGATGCACCATCAAGTACGTGGAGCAGGCCGACGGCCACCTGGTGCTGCGCCCGGAGAACCCAGCCTATCCGGTGGACGTGCTGCCGATCGAGGAAGGCACGAGCCATGCGGATTACATCGTGGGCCGGGTGTGCCACGTGTCCATCGAGGCGTAAGCGGAAACCTGCTACGATGAAAAGCCGAAAGCCGCGGCGCGCGCCGCGGCTTCTTCGTTGCTGACGGCGGCAACCGGCAGCGGACCGGTCAGCGCTTCTTCTTTTTCTTCTTATCTTTCTTTTTCTTCTTTTTGTCTTTCTTTTTCTTCTTTTTGTCTTTCTTCTTCTTCTTCTTGTCCTTCTTCTTGTCTTTCTTCTTTTTGGCTTTCTTGGCAGCCTGCTTCTTCTTTTTCACCGGCGCTTTTTTCGGCGGGGCGGCGGGCGGAGGAGGAATGGCGGCCGCCGGAGCGGGCAATTCGGCTTCGCCGGTCATCTCATCCATTTCTTCTTCTTCTTCCTCTTCGTACTCCTCATCGAGGTCGCCGTAGTCGGGCTCACCGAAGTCATCCATTTCGTCATTGTCGCCAGCGTAGAGGGTTTCGTCGTCGAAGTTCATGTTTCCTCCGAAATGTGGCCCAACTGCAGCGGACCGGAAGCGACCTGCCGGGCACGCGGTTGGCAATCTCTCCGAGGTTGGATGCGCCCGGAGCAGGCGCGGATTATAGCAACAGAAAGAGGGGTGTCAAATCCAGCTAGGGCCCGGTACGGACAATGAGCGTGTCGCCGGGGTAGAGCCGGGAAGAGGTGAGGCCATTGGCACGCTGCAGCTCGGCCACCGTGGTGCCATAGGTGGAGGCGATGCTGTAGAGGGTCTCGCCGGAGCGGACGGTGTGCACGTGCTGTCCCGGCTTACCGGTTAACTGCCCATTCTTGCGGGACTTAGTGGTGAGAGTCGCGGTTTCACGGTAGTCCACCGCGACCGGGCGATAGATGCGCAAGAACTGGCCGCGGCGCACATGGTTGCCGCGCAAACGGTTCCACTGGCGGAGTTTTTCCAAAGGAACGCCGAAGTCATCGGCGATCGACATCAGGGTATCGCCCTGGCGGACTTTGTAGCGCACCGGCCGCTTGGAATAAACCATGCCCTCCATGTCGCCGGGCAGCCGCTTGCCGGGCGTGACCGGAATGACCAGCTTGGCATCGGCGTACAGCGAGTCGCCGGTGAGGTTGTTGACCTTGGCGATGGCGTCGGTGGTGGTGCGGTACTTGCGGGCGATGGCGGACAAGGATTCACCCCGGGCCACCTTGTGGTAGCGCCACCACACCCGCATGTCGCGCGGGATGGCCGCCATGGCCTGCTCGAAAGTCTCTTTGGTCCCCCAGGGCAGGCGCAATTCGAAAGCGCCCTCGCGCGGCGTGGTCATGCGCAGCAGGGCGGGATTGAGGTCCTGCAGGATGCTGACGGGGACATCGAGGGCCTCGGCGGCCAAGCGGAGATCGAGAGGGTAATCCACCGTCACGCGCTCCACCGCCAGGGGCTGGGCTTCCATGGGCTGGAAGCCGTAGGCCTCAGGATTCTTGGCGATGATCATGACCGCCAGGATGATGGGCACGTAGTTCTTGGTCTCGCGGGGCAGGACGTCGCGCTTGTAGAGCTCCCAGAAGTCGGCGTAGCCGGTGCGTTCCACGCCCCGCTGCACGTTGAGCGGACCGGAGTTATAGGCGGCGATGGCCAGATGCCAGTCGCCGAACTGCTCGTAGAGATCACGCAGATGGCGGGCGGCGGCGCGGGTGGCCTTTTCCGGATCCTGCCGTTCATCGATCCACCAGTTGCGCTTCAGGCCATACTCGGTGGCGCGGGCGGCCATAAACTGCCACATGCCCCGGGCGCCGGCACGCGAGACGGCCAGGGGATGGAACCCGGACTCCGCCTGCGCCACATAGATGAGGTCCTGTGGCACACCCTCTTCCCGCAGAATGCGCAGGATGGTCTCCCGGTACCGGGCCGCGCGCTCCCAGGAATACTGCATGGTATTGCGGCCCTTATTGGTGTTCGTGAAGTACTGCAGGTAGCTGGCGACCAGATCATTCATCACCAGCGGGATATCGGAGATGGTGGTGCGCAGCCCGGCCTCGGCCCGGGCGCGCAGATTGGGGTCCACCGGGAAGGTGACTTCGCTGGCTTCATCGATGGGGGCGGGTTCGGAGCGCTGCTCGGTGAAGCCGTCGCCCTGCTTGAGGGCTTCCATCTCCAGGCGGTTCACGCCGTCCACGATGCGCTGGAACTCCTGCTCCAGGCGGCGGTCCGAGCGGGCGTTGACCGGGCCGGTGAGCAGCAGGTCGAAGGCGCGGTCGAAGTGGGCGCGGGCCGTCTCCAGGTGGCCGGCAGCGTATTCCGCCTGGCCGTCCTGGTACTCCTTGCGGACGCGGACCAGCAAGCTTTCCACGGGATCGACGCGCGGTGCGGGTGGCTCCTGAGCCTTGGGGACAGGTTTGGTGGCTGGCACGGTCGGTGGTGTAGCTGCAGCCAGGGTGGGCGCCTGTGCGCTCGGAGGAGGAGCTACGGAGGCACGCCCGGAGCCCGCGGTTTCACAACCGGCGCTCAGCAGGACGAGCGCGAGGAGGACCGCGATGAAGACGAACCGTCTATGAATACCCATATCCTCTGGACCGACAGGGGATTAGACGCCCGAGCTGCGCAAGCGTCTTCAGAGGCTGGTGAATCGTACTATGCGTTTGCGAAGTGGGTCAACGGAACCAGGGGCCAGTGTACTGCCGGAGTCACCCCTTGTTTCGGCACCAAGCGACCTCGGCCGACTCCTTCGGCCGATTTCGTGATGAGAACAAGAGGGGTCCCGGCGTTGCCACCGGGACCCCGTTGCTTCACCCCCTTACCAGGAAAGCTTGAGCGCGAACTGGAACTGCCGCGGATCGAAGGCGGAGGTAGGCGTTCCCGCCTCGGAGAAGAGCACGTTGACGTCAGCGACGTTGAAGCGGTTGGGCAGGTTGAAGATGTCGGTGATGAAGTCGAGCTTTACGCGCTCGGAGACGTGGAAGCGGCGCGCCAGGCGGAGGTCGGTGAAGACGGTGTAGGGACGGGTTCCGGCGTTGCGTCCGGTGTTCCCGACCAGGGGCAGAGTGGCCCCGTTATCCAGGAAGTTGCCGTCGATCCAGCAGGCCGGGATGAACGCTCCAGCCGTGGAGAACTGCGACGGCACGGCGGTGTCGCCGCACAGGTTGGTGGTACCGGGGGCAACCTGCAGCGGACGGTCGGTGTTGGAACCGAAATCGAAGTTGCGGTCGCTGCCGGTAAGGATCAGGAACGGGCGCCCGGAGCTGATCTCGAGGATGGGCGCCACGGTCCAATCACTGAAGAATTTGGACCAGAATCCGTCGCCGGAGAGCTTGCCGGTCTGATAAACGCCACTGAAGACGAAGCGATGACGCTGGTCGAAGGTGGAGTTGGAGCGCTCCAGGTCCGGACGGCGGGTATCCTGCGGCTGCAGCAGCGACTGCAGGTCGGTGGAATCGTCGATGGCGTGCGACCAGGTGTAGGACGCCAGGAACTCGTACTTGCGGCTGAAGCGCTTCTTCAGGTTGACGGTCAGGCCGTGGTAGACGGAGCTGCCGCTGGAGACGTTGGAGTTCATGAAGTTGAAGGGAATCGGGATACAGTCTCCGGGAGTCAACGGGTCGCAGGACGCTCCGTCGGCCCCCAGGCCCAGGCCGAACTCGGCCATCACCAGCGCGGCCAGCGGCAGGCAGGGAGCCAGAGGGGGAAATGCGGCCAGCGAGGGATTCAACCCGGAAGAGCGGAAGAAGCTGACCAGGGCCGCAGGAACAAAAGGACGTCCCAGTGGATCGATCCCGCAGGTGTTGACCTGGACGGGCAGGGTTGCGGCCGTAGCCGCGCCGGCCGCCACGGCCCGTTCCCAGTTGGCGATCAAGGCTTCCGAATTCACGAAGTTGATGTCGATGGAGCGGTTCAGATGCCGCCCGCCCACGAAGTTGTAGTTCAGGCTCAGGGCGAAATCTCCGCCGAGGTCGCGTTCGATGGAAGCGCTCGCCTGGTTGGCGTACCCGTACTTGAATCGGCTGCTGATGGGGAACCCGAAGGGCTGTACCGCGAGCGGCACGCCGGCCGTGAGGTAGTTCTGGTTGAAGAAGAGCGAGTTGGTGTTCAGGTCCTCGAAGCGCGCCTCCGACTGGATGTAGTTGATGCCGCTGAGCACGGCGGGAGGGACACAGTTGGGCAAGGCCAGCGTCCCCTGCCACACATTGGTAGCGTTCAGGTTGAGCGGGTTGGCGATGCCGGCGCCCGTGCAGGGGCTGCCGCCAAACAGGATGATGCCCGGCGCCTGGGCGCCGTCTGCCACCTGGGAAAGGAAGGCCAGTCCCACCAGCGGGTGATCGTAGAACAGCCCGTAGCTGGCCCGGAATACGGTCTTGCCGTCCTTCCAGGGATCCCAGGCAATCCCGATGCGGGGAGCGACGTTGTTGGTATCCATCGGAATGCCCTGGGTGATGTTGAGCGCTCGCTGGGCCTCCTCCGCCAGCGAGTTCAGGGCGGCTTCTTCCGGCGTCCACTCCACGTCGTAGCGAACCCCGATGTTCAAGGTGAAGTTGGACTTGATGCGC is from Terriglobales bacterium and encodes:
- a CDS encoding XRE family transcriptional regulator, with the translated sequence MKFKALQENLRKALWKRIEAGELTGLKLAKQTGFQQAHISNFLNRKRSLSLDGMDRVLAAQHMSVLDLLDPDEINKRASIVPPSEDEFENVLLVEGTVAAGEPLITQENVKEILKFKKNFLRRLRPEMESPRDDWHRFVLVKVDAREGMSMYPRLLPDAMVLIDRHYNSLKPYRKNERNMYAVKKEGGCTIKYVEQADGHLVLRPENPAYPVDVLPIEEGTSHADYIVGRVCHVSIEA
- a CDS encoding dual specificity protein phosphatase; this encodes MDLTWVTDRIAVGGAIWDERRMIEVVRQGVTHIIDMQIEFDDTLLAEPFGVDVLWNPMEDDFQPKPPEVFQRGVEFALRALDAPEARLLIHCAAGIHRAPMMALALLRAMGWELEDALELIQVRRPVVDFADVYVESVENFVRDYAQAEK
- a CDS encoding LysM peptidoglycan-binding domain-containing protein, with amino-acid sequence MESLLVRVRKEYQDGQAEYAAGHLETARAHFDRAFDLLLTGPVNARSDRRLEQEFQRIVDGVNRLEMEALKQGDGFTEQRSEPAPIDEASEVTFPVDPNLRARAEAGLRTTISDIPLVMNDLVASYLQYFTNTNKGRNTMQYSWERAARYRETILRILREEGVPQDLIYVAQAESGFHPLAVSRAGARGMWQFMAARATEYGLKRNWWIDERQDPEKATRAAARHLRDLYEQFGDWHLAIAAYNSGPLNVQRGVERTGYADFWELYKRDVLPRETKNYVPIILAVMIIAKNPEAYGFQPMEAQPLAVERVTVDYPLDLRLAAEALDVPVSILQDLNPALLRMTTPREGAFELRLPWGTKETFEQAMAAIPRDMRVWWRYHKVARGESLSAIARKYRTTTDAIAKVNNLTGDSLYADAKLVIPVTPGKRLPGDMEGMVYSKRPVRYKVRQGDTLMSIADDFGVPLEKLRQWNRLRGNHVRRGQFLRIYRPVAVDYRETATLTTKSRKNGQLTGKPGQHVHTVRSGETLYSIASTYGTTVAELQRANGLTSSRLYPGDTLIVRTGP